One window from the genome of Plasmodium berghei ANKA genome assembly, chromosome: 3 encodes:
- a CDS encoding erythrocyte membrane associated protein 2, with amino-acid sequence MNYKLIQITSSLLLMCLCEAYSNEKNNNNGTIFTKSNRLLSEPENNEMGEGLYEENVSLYDDKEPISGDQESIFEDQTNNEDQPIFEDQTNNEDQPIFEDQTNNEDQPIFEDQTNNEDQPIFEDQPIFEDQPIFEDQPIFEDQPIFEDQPIFEDQTNNDDQTNNEDQTNNEDQPIFEDQPIFEDQTNNEDQPIFEDQTNNEDQPIFEDQTNNEDQTNNEDQLIFEDQTNNEDQPIFEDQTNNEDQPIFEDQTNNDDQTNNEDQPNNEPVMKIYVPKDPPFAKTKINTTPKPNIRTGIPPEHIQIIEMPFRSPTPPPPPVKVTYKTSVIPKLKLKKPSQPVDNSCDMYPNSKEIEDDMIEWDNFIYVIDNVDSDDPGLEDYLKDKVYP; translated from the exons atgaattacaAATTAATACAAATTACTTCGTCTCTTCTTTTAATGTGCTTATGTGAAGCATACAGTAACGAG aaaaataataataatgggACTATATTTACCAAATCAAATCGATTGTTATCTGAGCCAGAAAACAATGAAATGGGAGAAGGATtatatgaagaaaatgtATCACTATATGATGACAAAGAGCCTATAAGCGGCGACCAAGAATCAATTTTTGAAGATCAAACAAATAATGAAGATCAACCAATTTTTGAAGATCAAACAAATAATGAAGATCAACCAATTTTTGAAGATCAAACAAATAATGAAGATCAACCAATTTTTGAAGATCAAACAAATAATGAAGATCAACCAATTTTTGAAGATCAACCAATTTTTGAAGATCAACCAATTTTTGAAGATCAACCAATTTTTGAAGATCAACCAATTTTTGAAGATCAACCAATTTTTGAAGATCAAacaaataatgatgatCAAACAAATAATGAAGATCAAACAAATAATGAAGATCAACCAATTTTTGAAGATCAACCAATTTTTGAAGATCAAACAAATAATGAAGATCAACCAATTTTTGAAGATCAAACAAATAATGAAGATCAACCAATTTTTGAAGATCAAACAAATAATGAAGATCAAACAAATAATGAAGATCAACTAATTTTTGAAGATCAAACAAATAATGAAGATCAACCAATTTTTGAAGATCAAACAAATAATGAAGATCAACCAATTTTTGAAGATCAAacaaataatgatgatCAAACAAATAATGAAGATCAACCAAATAATGAACCagtaatgaaaatttatgtCCCAAAAGACCCACCTTTTgcaaaaacaaaaataaacacCACTCCAAAACCAAATATAAGAACAGGGATACCACCAGAGCACATACAAATTATAGAAATGCCATTTAGATCACCTACTCCTCCTCCACCACCAGTAAAGGTGACCTACAAAACCTCAGTAATCCCAAAacttaaattaaaaaaaccATCTCAACCGGTGGATAATTCATGTGACATGTATCCAAACAGTAAAGAAATTGAAGATGATATGATCGAGTGGGATAactttatatatgtaattgATAACGTTGATTCAGATGATCCAGGCTTAGAAGATTATTTGAAAGATAAAGTTTATCCATAA